The nucleotide sequence cattttattttaaaaatctgatttaaataaaaaaaaccgaatttaatttttttttaaaaaaatcattgatttttatctacCCTGGTGCCCAGTGTCCCAGGACAGATTCCCAGCATCTCCTGTTGCAAGAAGGATTTTCAGCTGGCAGGGCTAACGGCGACTTCTCTGCTTGAGGTCTCATACAGCCGATGTCTGCCAGAGAAAGAGGTCTTAGATGGGCCAAGCAGCTTTGCGTGGTTTTTATTCCCtgccttaaacacacacacataggtgTCCTCTTCCTTTCAGGTGTTCTTCATCGAATCCGTCTGCAATGACCCGTCTGTCGTCGCTACAAACATTATGGTAAGTGTGAGAAAagagtttctctttctttttttcttttttttataaataaatctttattgagaattataacattcataaattaaaaacagtacacaacaaaacaaacatcacacacacacacacaaaaccatagtacaccaaaagatttttttttaaaaaaacaaatcatacatattcattcattctattaaTAAGATATCAATATtcactatttaaataaataaatcataaccaatcAAAATTagtcataaatcataatacctgatTGTAAACTTTacttaggcttccgcctgccctcctctcgggttgcttaatttactcggTACTGCATTTCCCAACCACTTAACCAAACTTCTTGTGAATTTATCGACTTCTTATCTTCCCTTCCCCTTATTACCAATACAGAaaattagaaatggatccaagtttttatattcgggcactgttttttcatatatattccaaatttctcccaactttggttaaatttttgattactaccacctcttatcaattctgttaattttgccaaatccaggTAGCTATATAATTTCTCTTGTATATTAGGTACTTCTCATTagagtttctctttctatctgggGGTCTTGCTGGTAAGAGCTATTTAGAAATAGGCACCCAGAGCCGGAAATAGGCTGGGTTGGCTAGAAAGAAGAgatgtagaaattggagttcttggtaatacccagaagtcaaaaattaaaagaATCCAAGGACATTAGTTTCATGAAACCATTACTACACCTTGACCGTGAAAATCTAGGTAAGCTGTCTTTGTTAGTTACATACTGTGTAAATTATGGATTTAGTTTGGTATAAACTGCATAACTAATGGTTTCATGAAAGGGTATAATGTATATAAGTCCTTTAaagtattataatatttatttctaacgtaggatttcttaacattccagctgaggaagaattagcgaaacagggccttgtcctgtaatttatttcgactggaatttgcttctatattaataaaactgtttgaagactttaaaattgatctcccgcctggccagagttcttggactctttaatttttgacttctagGAAGAAGAGCTGGCTGATTGCTGCCCcagctgaaatattttccttgccaGCAAACATTAGCCTCTGTTAAGCAAGTCCTGCTGTTTCACCCTCTTAGTCACTTTGTACATGTGGGAACAGGGGTGATGTTGCGGTGGCCGAGTACTGTGTTTGGGGCTGTttattcccttcccctcccttacATCCTAAATCCAAGAACTTATCAGGCcactgacccatctagtccagcatcctgttctcacagtggccagcccagatgcctatgggaaaccagcaagcaggattcgaacacaagagccctctcccctcctgtagtttctgGCAATGGTTTCCTctgtctgtggaggcagagcatagccattgtggtcaGCTTCTTTGTGTGCCCGCAACCAGGACCAATGGCACTCCctgcctgtgattcccagcaagacatactgcctccgacagagGACAGAGAACACCTCTGCCATGACTAGTAGCTGggatagctttgttgttgttcagtcgttcagtcgtgtccgactcttcgtgaccccatggaccagagtacgccaggcaccccctatctttcactatctctcccgcagtttggccaaactcatgctagtcgcttcgagaacactgtccaaccatcttgtcctctgtcgtccccttctccttgtgccctccatctttcccaacatcagggtcttttccagggagtcttctcttctcatgagttggccaaagtgatccttcatggatcactgccttgtcgtcaCAAAGGGGCTTGAATATCTCAGGGAacctatgagctatgccatgcagggccacccaagatagacaggtcatagtggagagtttagactaaatgtgatccacctggaggaggaaccggcaagccactccagtatccctgccaagaaaactccatggacaaagcaACAGGGCGAGAGCTTTATCCACCATCAATTcatttaatcctcttttaaaatcacCTGTTAGAAGGATTCAGGTGCTGTCTTGCCTCGCTTTTGTCCtgttcgaaacaaaataaaaaaattccttccagtagcaccttagagaccaactaagtttgttcttggtatgaactttcgtgtgcatgcacacttcttcagatacctgttgaAGCTTCCTTTgtcctgttgttggctttgagtGACGGGCGCCAGTCCGCCTTGTTCTGTCAGGCCGATGAGGGAACAGCCATGATCAGCTCAGGCCAATCCCgcttttgcattttctcctcaatATTTCCTCTGTAATATCATCTTGATTTTCACAGCTGGCTTCCTGACCCTGTGCACTTTTTCTTCAGGAAGTCAAGTTGTCCAGCCCAGATTATAAGGACTGCAACTCTGCTGACGCGATGGAAGATTTCATGAAGAGAATCAGCTGTTACCAAGCGAGCTACCAACCTATGGACCCAGACGACTACGACAGGTGAGGAAACTGTGCTTCTCGCCTTTTCTTCCAGCGACCAAAGCTGGCTGCCAAGTTGTGTGAAAGGCACTTCTCTGGTGTTTGTTTTGTCTTAGAAATAGTTTCAGTGAACTTACAATTCCCGCTGAAGTCACTTAGGTACACCGAACCGGGAAGCACTTCCTCGGTTTTAACCTGTTGGAATGTGCTTACATGGAAGCTTACTCTGGGGAAGGGGTTATTTTTGTTGCAAAACTCTGAATTTCGAAGCTTTTCCCATTGCCTTCCTGGAAGAATGTCTGGGTTGGTAGGACTGCTTTTAGAAGCATGGATTCGGCAGGGAAGCTGTTTGCTTTCACCTGAGAAGgaaaggagggtgtgtgtgtggtttccccTGCTTTTAGCAACCTGAGACTTTGCAGAGCTAGGTGTGCCTGAATCTGTTGGAATTATTTAACAACACGCTCCGTAACATAATAATGCAATATACCTCACCTGGATACATAGGATCAAGCAGGATATTAGGCACCAGCGTTGCATTTCCTACCAGAATTTCGATAACACCTCAGCAGCGGCTGCTGGGTACTTTTGAAGCTCACCTGCTCTTGGGCTTAGCACTTGGCGCAAGGATGCGCTACGATTCCCCGATTCGGTGCTCCATGGTTTCTGTACATTCCCACCCGCGGGTTCTGCAGCTCTTGAACTTGCCTTTCCCCTGGGGTTGGCGGGCCTTTTGAGTGACGGCTGTGCACGTCTTCCCCTCCCAGAGACCTGTCGCTGATCAAAGTGATTGACGTTGGCCGGAGGTACCTTGTGAACAGGGTGCAAGACCACATCCAGAGCCGAATAGTCTACTACCTGATGAACATCCACGTCCAGCCTCGCACCATCTACCTGTGCCGGCACGGCGAGAGCGAATACAACGTCAAGGGAAAGATTGGGGGAGACTCTGGGCTCTCCTGGAGGGGAAAGAAGGTAGGCGTCTAGGGAGTCCTTTGCCTGGGAGCGGAGAGGCTTGGTTGCCTTTGAATGTGCTGCAGTCCTGTGCCTACTTAGCTCTGTGCAGTGGGGGGCATCAGCaacctctgcctgcctcctttgagagagccagtgtggtgtagtggttaagagtggtggactcgtaatctggtgaaccgggttcgcgtctccgctcctccacatgcagctgctgggtgaccttgggctagtctctcagccccactcacctcacagagtgtttgttgtgggggaggaaggggaaggagaatgttagccgctttgagactccttcaggtagcgataaagcgggatatcaaatccaaactcctcttcttcctttcctgcttGCAACCGGACTCCGTGACAGTCCGTCCTTCTTAGTctcaaataaaaacaatagaaaATCAGGTTGGGCCAGACCATTACTGAAACCTCTGAAGGACAGCCCTTACCTCTGGGATGACTCTTCCGCCTCACTTATCAGACAGGATAACATGACAAAAAAAGCTCCTTGCGGGGGGTGGGAGGTGTCATCCCACGCTCTCCAGTTCATATGGTCAAGCAGGAAAAATACCTGCCCCCCTTTAGCCGCCATGTTGCAGGTGTGGTAGTCCATTTCCTGCTGCGATtggcacatcatcatcatctctctccccccccccccatgtgtaccAGTAGGAAGAAAACTCAGGAACAAAACTTACTGGGTATTATCTTGTGACTCTACTTCGTCCAGTAAAGTCCCGTCCCCATATAGCCATGCATGAGACTCTTATTGTGGTGGGCACTGTCCTTTTGGGAGCATCTGGGAATAGAAATTCACGCTAAGAATTTCCTTTCGTTTCCCCTCCTGTCTTCAGTTTTCCAGTGCGTTGAGCCATTTTGTCCAGGAGCAGAACCTGAAAGACCTCAAAGTTTGGACCAGCCAGCTCAAGAGGACCATCCAGACAGCAGAAGCTCTCGACCTGCCCTACGAGCAGTGGAAGGCCCTGAATGAAATTGACGCTGTAAGTGCCGTTGTATTTTGTTGGGCTCAAGGCCAAGCTTTCAGTGGGAGAAGAGGGGGCTGTCCTCTTCTGTCCCCCGCTCTCAAAATTTTGCCCCAGGCTTTACAGAGATCCCAGTGCGCCCAAGGAGATTCCTGCCAAaagcccacctagttcagcatcctgttttcacggtGCACAGCCAGATCGGCATGCCCCGaatctccctgcttgtgattcctagGATATTGCATTCTGCAGCTTAGTCATACTACTAGTCCTGATGGCTGTGCAATaatggggaagcccagccagatgggcagggtctaaataaataaataaataaatattattattattattatgcgtaATCTGGAGAGCATGAGTTATGCTGCAATCCCATTTATATcgacccattttttttaaagtgttgtatCTGCCCCATGAATTCAGCGTGAACAAGTTAAGTGCACCGTGACTGTCTGTATGCTTGGGGAGTTTGCCACTTTTGCCTGGTGGAAAACTCCCCAAGGCTGGAATGCATATAGGTTGCAGGTGGGATTCCCTTGCACAACAGGCCTCCCCACTTCCTCTGCGTGCAGAACTGTAtgcaagggaggggggcagatttGTTCCATCTGCCAGACAATGCAAACAGAACGTTTGGAAGAATTTGGCATTGAACCCCCTGCCCAAAATATCTGATGAACATCCTTGTGCCTTACGCAGAGtagaaattaatgggcatgactgacttagatccattgatttcagtggctcaACTGAGTGGGACTGGCTACAATTCCTTTTCTGCAGGGAAGAGGACCTTGACTAGAAACTTGAGTAGGATCTTGCCGTTGCAAAATtatctctttgctttcccccctccaccacctGCCTTCCAAAATCTTGCCACGAATAGCAGCCCtgatgttctcccccccccccaccttgtggTTCTTGCAGGGTGTGTGCGAAGAGCTAACCTACGATGAAATCAAGGAAAAGTACCCGGAAGAATTTGCTCTGCGGGACCAGGACAAATACTACTACCGCTACCCGTCGGGAGAGGTAAGCCTGGGGCCGTGAGAAATGGTTCAGAAAATTGTGTGGTGGGTTATTTGTGCTTTGGTCTGCCCTTGGCATGAGCTGGCGGTTTGAGAGTGAGCCCTTAACATGGCATCACCGCTCTGGAATGATGGAGAACAGGGTTGGGGATGGTGCCAAACGCATCCCCACATGCAGTCTTCAAAGGTGGACTTCCTATAAACGAGGAGCTGGCGGTCGTGCGAGAAAAAAGAACATCTCAAAGCGCTAAGCCCAGCCATGAGCTGACATGGCTCCGCTTTTCTCTTTGCCTGTTCCGCACCCTGGTGAATTTTCAATGCCCCTGGGATCTCCTTTGCAGAAATAGCCCTGCCTCCGGAGCTTTGCAACGTAGGGAAAAACAAACCCCTGCTACTGCGAGCAAAAGCAGAACAACACGGAGCTCTCTTTGGGGAATGAAAGGATGCTACGTCTCCACTCTTTTGGGCAGCGGGAGGCAATTCTTCGGAGGGACATAGGAAGTGGCCCCATCCTGAGTCAGACCAGGTGTCTGTTGAGCTTGGTATTTCatgtgcactgactggcagtgaagCCCTGTATCAACATACTTCAGTTTTGAGTGAGATTCTGGGGGTTGCCCCACCGCCAGCGCCCTTACCAAGTTTTTTTTGTCTTGTCATTTTGCATCTGCAGTCCTACCAGGATCTCGTGCAGCGCCTGGAGCCTGTTATCATGGAGCTGGAGAGGCAGGAGAACGTCCTTGTCATCTGTCACCAGGCCGTGATGAGATGCCTCTTAGCCTACTTCCTTGACAAGAGTGCAGGTAAGTGGTCTGTACCCGGGGTGTGCCTCTCTTTGTTAAACGGGTGCAAGGATCGAGGTACAGTATTTAGCCAGAGAATAAAgctaaagggactcctgaccattaggtccagtcgcggacgactctgaggttgcggcgctcatctcgctttactggctgagggagccggcgtacagcttctgggtcatgtggccagcatggctaagccgctttctggcgaaccagagcagtgcatggaaatgccgtttaccttcctgccgcagcggtacctatttatctacttgcactttgacgtgcttttgaactgctaggttggcaggagcagggaccgagcaacgggagctcaccccgtcgcggggattcgaaccgccgaccttctgattggcaagccctaggctctgtggtttagaccacagtgccacccatgtccagCCAGAGAATGGCGCCTGCTAAATATACACCCAAAGTTCCATTGCAATGTTGCATCTGAgtgttcacccacccacccagcaactAAAAACCGATGCAGCTCTTGAGCCAGGATTTGAACCGGGAACGCTGGGTTGTGTCCTGAGCGAATGCGTTGTGCTTCCAAGGAAAAAACGGtagcttaaaaaaagagagaggggtggatggaataaaaaatgcataaaacccGTGTGTTCCATTTGCAACGCTGCATAAAACAGACTTCTGTGTCTGGCTGATAATCTGCCTTCTCTTGCTCTTCTTCCAGCGGAAATGCCTTACTTGAAATGCCCTCTCCACACAGTGCTGAAGCTAACCCCTGTGGCGTATGGTGAGTATCTGTTTCTCTCAAAAGGTTCTGCACAGAGAGCATGATGTGCCTGGGTTGCTTGCCCTGGCCCATGCGCCGCGATGAACTTGGATGTGGAAAGAAATTGTTATTACAGCCGTTGTTACTAGAGATGTCTGCAGATGATGCCGTGGCTTGCGATGGCAGATTGGAGGGGTTTCGGtgtatggcaggggtcagcaaactttttcagcagggggtcggtccactgtccctcagaccttgtaggggccagactatattttgaaggggggggggagtgaatgaattcctatgccccacaaataacccagagatacattataaataaaagaacacattctactcgtgtgaaaacacactgattcctggaccgtccgttggccggatttagaaggcgattgggcctgatccagcccccaggccttagtttgcctactacCCATGGTGTATGGTAATCTGTGGAGGGGGCTGCCAATGAGGAAATGGCCAGGATTTTCCCACTCTTTCATCTGCTGCAGTGTATTCACTGGGTCATCCCTGTGGTCTGCTGTTAGCACCAGTGGGTCTGTCCCGTCTTAACCCGAATTTCCTCTTCCACTCCTGCTAATGTGTTGTGTTGCACTGAAGACAAACACCACACACTTTTCTTGAGAATCTTGGCTTTCGTTTAAAACGAAAATGCGCTGGAAAAGCATATAGACAACTCACGGTGAAATATCAGAAGCTGGAGAGGCAGCTGAGAAATATTTTCAGTGGCTAAAGAGGATGGGCATTTCACTGCCCTAAACTAATACCCTTgcttagaatttttaaaaaaaaaacttacagtTTTAAGAGTCACAGGGTAAAGTCAAGAAAAGCTCACACACTTTGCTTCGTTTGCACAATTTATATGCAAGAGCCCAGAactctgcttttcttttgcagaatGTAGGTAACAGAGGTGGACTTTGATGTACATATTTAGGAGAGTATCCAGCCAATTTTTTACCCTGCAgtgtttccttccctttctgtTAGAACAGAGGGCCTACCCAGGAAGGTTGGCCTGTGCCTCACTCAAATGAATTTCTACCCTTTCTGCCCCTGCCAAAGTCACAAACTATATGCCTTACCAGCCAATTCTTGATATGTCAGTACTTACAATGTGATTCTTGGGGGTGTCACctgatcagccccccccccaaaaaaatcataaaggtaaagggacccctgaccattaggtccagtcgtgtccgactgtggggttgcagtgctcatctcgcattactggccgagggagccggcgtacagcttccgggtcttgtggccagcaggactaagccacttctggcaaaccagagcagcgcatggaaacgccgtttaccttcccgctggagcggtacctatttatctacttggactttgacgtgctttcgaactgctaggttggcaggagcagggaccgagcaatgggagctcacccagttgcggggattcgaaccgccgacctactgatcagcaagccctaagctctgtggtttagaccacagcgccacccgcgtccccaaatCTTAGTTGATTTTAATTGTATACGTCTTAACTGAACGATCAATTGCTTAAATTTCTCCACATTTGCACTGTGGATGAAAACGAAAGCACAATGCATGCTATGTGTATTCCACAGGGAGCCATCTCAATTGGCACAAATCCTTTGCATGTGTGCGTTTGAAGGGAAAATGTGTTTGTCTTTTGTGGCATTTTCCAGCTGCAGATTTCTAAGCGCTTGCGTCAAAGAATAattaacttaaaaaacaacaatcagAATCAATTGAGGCGCTCTTTGTTGATTTCGATTGAATCAAATGTTTGCTAAATAATTGCATCCCCTGTAACTGAACGTGTCCTGTATATCTTCTCTCTCtgcacacccccccaaaaaaaccctttctttccctttgcttCTACAAGGCTGCAGAGTTGAATCCATCTTCTTGAACGTTGAGGCTGTGAACACCCACCGGGACAGAACAGAGGTGAGGAGCTTCTGGCCTTCTTCCTACCCCTGTGTTGTTGGAAAGGAGTTGGGTAGACACCTGTGTTGTTGGAAACCACTCAAAGATGGACCCCCTCTTTTTGTAAGCAGTATTTATTCCTGACCATTTTTCGGTggattggtggtggtggcagcgggagcaggGAGTAATTTGTAGCACCATTTAGACAGCTCCTTCTGTGTTTTCAAACTGGACTTGGtcaccctcgtggtcccttccgaccCTACGATTCTacaattatataaatatatatacctATGGTGCCTCTTTACTTGGCTACATGTTTTTCCCAAACTTTCAAAAGCTAGCTAAGACCTCTTTTATATTCTGCTAAGTGTTTTAAGGAGGTTTGAAGGAAATGTCTGGTCCATTGCTACTGGTGTATGTTTGAATAAATATGTGACGGAACCCCTCTCCAATTCCCCCCGttactatttatttctctgtggtggcgTACCGTGTACtcttacacacccaccccacctgtaCTTCGAGGTCCGTCTAAACTGCCAACATTCCCCTCCCTCCACTCGGGGTCCTGTAGTAACAAGGGTACTCCAATCCAGCTTCCGTGGCCGGTTTTAGGATTGGCTCTGGGCTAATGGGATGTAAAGTCCTTTTGGCCTATAGTCCAGGGCTTCACTCATGTTTGATCCCTCCCTGCTACTGTTACCTCAGCTCACAGGGCAACTAGATGGCACTTCTAGGCTTTTAGTCCCTGCACCCCTCCTTAGTGTAACTCCAGGACCTGACTTATCACCCTGTAAGTCTTTTGGTCCACTTCTCTGAGTTCACCCTCTTTTGAGCCCTCCTGACTTGCTGGATCAAATAATCGACGATATGTCTTGGCACAACAAGAACAAGGCTTTATTTTTCACCAAACATAACAGTCTTAATACTCTGTTTACAAGCTTAGTTACGATAGAGCATATCTTCCTTCAGTTAAACATCATTAATTCAAatctaaccaccactatcctggcccccaaaccctctaccttccagtcaccactctccctctgCCCACATCTGAGGCAGAATCGAATGCGTAAGTGCCAGGTTGCAGCAAGACGCTTTGCGGATGCGATTAGGATCACGAGCGCTAACAAACCGTTCTTCCTGTGGCTTTTTCCAATTATTCCTCTTGTAATTTGTAGGCTGGATCAGTGGGATTGGTGTGGATTCTCTCCCAAGGCACCTAGCTGCTCTCTTCGTTGCACAAAGACCTCATCTCTTACTTTCTTCGAAAGACCTagtgcagggagagagagaggcttctcAAACCCTAATCTGGAAATTTTGAATATTTCATTCTTGGGCCCAACATTACTTCTTTAgaacagaggtgggaaacctgagGTCCAGGGGGCCGAATATGGCCATTGAAACCACCCCCCTGCACCTGGAACTCAGCCTTCTGAGCTTTGGGGACCTTCTCCATCTGCTCCCCCTCCTTGAGTCTTTTTGCAATGCTCAAAGGTTTTCCTCGAACCCTGATTTAAGGGCTGCGTTTGTGTGTAGAGCTTAGCCtaccatatacaggtgaaactcgaaaaattagagtatcgtggaaaagtccatttatgtaagcaattgtcttcattagctactggagtttcatatatgagatgcaaagcgagatatgtcaagcctttgtttgttataactgtgatgattatggatgaaaaccccaaagtttaaattgttaatttggggttctcatcagctgtacgccataatcatcacaattataacaaacaaaggcttgacatatctcgctttgcatgtcatgagtcaatctcctatattagtttcaccttttaagttgaattactgaaataagcgaacctttccacgatattctatttttttgagtttcacctgcaaATTAACCAATTTTGTTTCTGACTCAGAGGCCAAATTAACAGTTTTGTTTCTGACTCAGATCATCGCTAATACATATGACCCGTAAAACAAGACCTTAGAGGGGAACACGGCCCTCACCCCGCAAatgttttcccatccctgctttagaagtATGTTGGGTCTTGATTAGCATACATGAGCTCCAAGGGACCTCGAAGGAATCCCAGCGATAATAACTCGTTCTTTAATGAGATTTCCTggtctttgctttttcctttccttttttggtGCGTTTCGTCAGAACCAATTAAcccatcgtgtgtgtgtgtgtgtgtgtgtgtgtgtgtgtttggttggtTTATATTTTATTCCCCCTCGctgcttttctcccctccccacccccataactttctcctccttcctcactTTATTTTCTCGTTTTTTTTATCTTTGTCTCGCTCTTAATTTAGGATGCAAAGAAGGGATCTAACACCCTCATGAGACGCAATAGCGTCACCCCTCTAGCGAGCCCAGAGCCCACCAAAAAGCCTCGCATCAACAGCTTTGAGGAGCAtgtggctgattctgcttccgcTGCCCTGCCCACCTGTATGCCCCAGGAGGTGCCCGCCCAGATGCCCGGACAAGTTGGTCACATTCTTTTGTTGGTGTTTTCTCGTGTGCGTGCCTGCTTGTGGTGGCGGTTGTGTGTTGTGGTCGTTGCATTTCCATGCTTAAATATCTTCCCCACTGCTTTAAACCATGGGAGGAGGTTGTTCTGTCTTGTCGCTTATCCATTTTAAACGGCGGTGCTATCAGATCTCAGTTGGCATCACTGGTTTACTTTTGCTTTCCTTGCCTTCACCTTTTCCTCCTACCAAAGCgcctttaaaaagaatttataatGTTTTGGGTTGGTGTAATTTGGTTGTTTGAGAACCTGCCTATAAGCCAGGCTTGGCCTTTGTTGGCCTTGTGAACTTGTTTAAGTGCTGAGAATTGAAAATAGTTTTTTTGGAGGAGATATGGGCTGTTTTTGAGGCAGCAGATAATTGTCTAAATTACTCTGTTTGAGACCTGGAGACCCTATGTCGGTTTCCGTATCAGGACACCTGGGTCTTTTAGTTCCTCTCATTACTAGGCTGTTCTTAgatcagtgaggccaaacttctGGGTAGAATTCTAGGGTTCCAAGTCACAATCTCAATTGGTCTTAAGTGGTCTACAGCAAAGGTTTTAAGTTGTGAGGTAATTGGAGAGACATAAAAATCAAGAGGAATTTAAGtagttcttcctctccttctcactCGGTATGTTGAAAATAATTGAGATGTTGGGGGGTCAAAGGACTTAGAAGTGATGAAAAAGTTTGTGGATTGATAGTTTTGAGAGTTAAAAGCCTTGAGTTTTCAAAAGTTATAGAGTtagagttaaaaaaagaaaagttaaggTTAAAATCCTTAAAAGTTCTTGGAATGAGTTGACACAAAGAGTCAACAGGAAACCTGGGCGGGAATGCCAGGTAGGTTACTTAAAATCACGACACCGGGGTAGTCAAAGTATTCAAAAATATGACAGCTTCGCCTTTGATTTAAAAGGGTAAAAAGGCTAAAAGAAACAGAAGGGGAGGACCAACAATGAAGGCTTAAAGTTAGAGATTCCTTTGAGCTCTGAAAAGAGCGTCTTGCCTCGGCGCCATCTTGGAAGTCCCAACTTGTTTATGTAGAAATATTTGCCTGGTGTTTGGTGAGGATTATAGAAACAGCTTCAACCTGGCCTTCAAACCTTTGCTGGAACACACTTTTTTAGGATTTGTGTTTAGCTTGTCTTTCCTCTCCAAGCCTTCCTTGATTCCTATCATTCCATATTTTTTAACTTGGCTACGATGTCACCCTACACAGTTCTGAAGCCTAAGATGGCTGGATGGCGCC is from Lacerta agilis isolate rLacAgi1 chromosome 10, rLacAgi1.pri, whole genome shotgun sequence and encodes:
- the PFKFB3 gene encoding 6-phosphofructo-2-kinase/fructose-2,6-bisphosphatase 3 isoform X1, with amino-acid sequence MPMELTQSRIQKIWLPPDNHPARPHRSCGPQLTNSPTVIVMVGLPARGKTYISKKLTRYLNWIGVPTKVFNVGEYRREAVKHYSSYNFFRPDNEEAMKVRKQCALAALRDVKLYLSEEGGQIAVFDATNTTRERRSMILHFAKENGFKVFFIESVCNDPSVVATNIMEVKLSSPDYKDCNSADAMEDFMKRISCYQASYQPMDPDDYDRDLSLIKVIDVGRRYLVNRVQDHIQSRIVYYLMNIHVQPRTIYLCRHGESEYNVKGKIGGDSGLSWRGKKFSSALSHFVQEQNLKDLKVWTSQLKRTIQTAEALDLPYEQWKALNEIDAGVCEELTYDEIKEKYPEEFALRDQDKYYYRYPSGESYQDLVQRLEPVIMELERQENVLVICHQAVMRCLLAYFLDKSAAEMPYLKCPLHTVLKLTPVAYGCRVESIFLNVEAVNTHRDRTEVRSFWPSSYPCVVGKELGRHLCCWKPLKDGPPLFDAKKGSNTLMRRNSVTPLASPEPTKKPRINSFEEHVADSASAALPTCMPQEVPAQMPGQPLLGKACLRPICHFFKLFALLIFPR